One genomic region from Clostridium saccharobutylicum DSM 13864 encodes:
- a CDS encoding TerD family protein, producing the protein MTVTLSKGQKVDLTKKNPNLNNVIVGIGWDVNQNSRGYSFDLDASAFLLNSFNKVNNEDDFIFYNNPNGGQGTIIHSGDNKTGVGSGDDEQIKINLGLVPSNIEKIAFTITINDAKERNQNFGQISNSYIRIIDADTSEVILRYDLGRDFSIETAIVVAELYRYNNEWKFNAVGSGFQGGLAALCNMFGIEVEEEQSNNSYPSAPVYSQNPIVHTRYDQNQGYNPQTLDNNQQIYNSQLSNGNQQSEITCPYCHSTQVTAGKKGFGVGKAIVGGLLLGPVGLLGGLIGSKNIEFLCINCNKRWSASNNINSAQWLREQSNNAKNIVNRYLDNDFVEALVAGSALVAMADGVIEYSERERLINYFKTSQEMKHIDTNMVLSKFDCYTQKLQRDFMMGKAELLRIIAKMRTKLDAARFVVRLCCTIGLADGEFSNIEKQVIGEICKELNLNTSEFVY; encoded by the coding sequence ATGACGGTAACATTAAGTAAGGGTCAAAAAGTTGATTTGACAAAGAAAAATCCTAATTTAAATAATGTTATAGTGGGGATTGGATGGGATGTAAATCAAAATTCAAGGGGATACAGTTTTGATTTGGATGCATCTGCATTTCTATTGAATAGTTTTAACAAGGTAAATAATGAAGATGACTTTATTTTTTATAATAATCCTAATGGAGGACAAGGAACAATTATACATAGTGGTGACAATAAAACTGGTGTTGGTAGTGGAGATGATGAGCAAATTAAAATCAATCTTGGATTAGTGCCTTCCAATATAGAAAAAATTGCGTTTACAATAACAATAAATGATGCGAAAGAAAGAAATCAGAATTTTGGCCAAATATCTAATTCATACATTAGGATTATTGATGCAGATACTTCAGAAGTTATTTTGCGTTATGATCTTGGAAGGGACTTTTCAATAGAAACAGCCATTGTCGTAGCTGAACTATATCGCTACAATAATGAATGGAAATTTAATGCTGTAGGAAGTGGATTCCAAGGTGGATTAGCAGCTCTATGTAATATGTTTGGAATAGAAGTAGAGGAAGAGCAGTCAAATAATTCATATCCTTCTGCTCCAGTATATTCTCAAAATCCTATAGTACATACTCGTTACGATCAAAACCAAGGATATAATCCTCAAACCTTAGATAATAATCAACAAATATATAATTCACAGTTATCTAATGGAAATCAACAATCAGAAATTACTTGTCCATATTGCCATTCTACTCAAGTAACAGCAGGTAAAAAGGGCTTTGGAGTAGGAAAAGCAATTGTTGGTGGATTACTTTTAGGACCAGTTGGTCTTTTAGGTGGACTTATAGGAAGTAAGAATATTGAATTTTTATGTATAAATTGCAATAAACGTTGGAGTGCATCTAATAATATTAATTCAGCACAATGGCTAAGGGAACAATCTAATAACGCAAAAAATATAGTCAATAGATATTTAGATAATGATTTTGTTGAAGCATTAGTTGCTGGAAGTGCATTAGTTGCTATGGCAGATGGTGTTATAGAATATTCAGAAAGAGAGCGTTTGATAAATTATTTTAAAACAAGTCAAGAAATGAAACACATAGATACTAATATGGTGTTATCTAAATTTGATTGTTATACTCAAAAATTACAAAGAGATTTTATGATGGGAAAAGCAGAATTACTAAGAATAATAGCAAAAATGAGAACAAAGCTAGATGCAGCACGTTTTGTTGTTAGATTATGTTGCACAATAGGTTTGGCTGATGGAGAATTTAGTAATATAGAAAAACAAGTGATTGGTGAAATTTGTAAGGAACTTAACTTGAATACCTCAGAATTTGTATATTAA
- a CDS encoding TerD family protein: MGIVLKKGQKIDLTKGNASLKKILIGLGWDTNKYDGGYDFDLDAAAFCCGEDGMVHNDLDFIFYNNLKHSSGAIEHLGDNLTGDGDGNDEEIIIDLSLIPQNISRINFTVTIHEPEERKQNFGQVSNAYVRVVNSDNSQELLKYDLGEDFSIETAIVVAEIYRYNEEWKFNAIGSGFQGGLAALCRNFGLNV, encoded by the coding sequence ATGGGGATAGTTCTTAAAAAAGGGCAAAAAATTGATTTAACAAAGGGAAATGCATCATTAAAGAAAATATTAATAGGATTAGGCTGGGACACTAATAAATATGATGGTGGATATGACTTTGATTTGGATGCAGCAGCATTTTGTTGTGGAGAAGATGGAATGGTTCATAATGATTTAGATTTTATATTTTATAACAATTTAAAACATAGTTCAGGAGCTATAGAGCATTTAGGGGATAATTTAACAGGTGATGGAGATGGTAATGATGAAGAAATTATAATTGATTTATCATTAATTCCACAAAATATAAGCAGAATTAATTTTACTGTTACAATTCACGAACCAGAAGAAAGAAAACAAAATTTTGGACAAGTCTCCAATGCATACGTAAGAGTTGTAAACTCAGATAATAGTCAAGAACTTTTAAAATATGATTTAGGAGAAGATTTTTCAATAGAAACTGCTATAGTTGTTGCTGAAATTTATAGATATAATGAAGAATGGAAATTTAATGCAATAGGTAGCGGATTTCAAGGTGGATTAGCAGCATTATGTAGAAACTTTGGATTAAATGTATAG
- a CDS encoding TerD family protein: MSINLVKGQKIDLTKNNSTLKKLIVGLGWDPVKQEKKGFFNLGSSKPDVDVDASVLMLRNNRFISKEDLIYFGNLKSKCGGVIHAGDNLTGDGDGDDEQILVDLSKIPHDVNKLIFVTNIYQCIERKQSFGMIENAFIRIADYNNNQNIAMFNLTEDYNGKTALIIGEVYRHNNEWKFAAIGEGTQDTCLGDMAEKYR; encoded by the coding sequence ATGAGTATAAACTTGGTAAAGGGACAAAAGATTGATTTAACCAAAAATAATAGTACTTTAAAAAAATTAATAGTAGGGCTTGGATGGGATCCGGTAAAGCAAGAGAAAAAAGGATTTTTTAATTTAGGTTCTTCTAAACCTGATGTAGATGTAGATGCATCAGTACTTATGTTAAGAAATAATAGATTTATAAGTAAAGAAGATTTAATATATTTTGGTAATTTAAAAAGTAAGTGTGGAGGAGTTATACACGCAGGAGATAACCTAACAGGTGATGGAGATGGGGATGATGAGCAAATCTTAGTTGATTTATCTAAAATTCCTCACGATGTAAATAAATTAATCTTTGTAACTAATATATATCAATGTATAGAAAGAAAGCAAAGTTTTGGAATGATTGAAAATGCGTTTATAAGAATAGCAGATTATAATAACAATCAAAATATTGCTATGTTTAATTTGACAGAAGATTATAATGGTAAAACAGCTTTAATAATTGGAGAAGTATATAGACATAATAATGAATGGAAGTTTGCAGCAATAGGAGAAGGTACACAAGATACATGTTTAGGGGATATGGCTGAGAAATATCGTTAA
- a CDS encoding TerD family protein: MGIVLKKGQKVDLTKGNASLKKVIIGLGWDVNKYDGGNDFDLDAVAFCCGEDGKVHNEADMIFYNNLKHSSGAIEHLGDNLTGDGDGDDEQMLIDLSSIPQHINKIDFTVTIHEAEERKQNFGQVSNSYVRVVNSDTKEELIKYDLGEDFSIETAIVVAELYRNGSEWKFNAIGSAFEGGLAALCKNFGLNV, encoded by the coding sequence ATGGGAATTGTATTAAAAAAGGGACAAAAAGTAGATTTAACTAAAGGTAATGCATCATTAAAAAAAGTAATAATAGGACTTGGTTGGGATGTTAATAAATATGATGGTGGTAATGATTTTGATTTAGATGCAGTAGCTTTTTGCTGCGGAGAAGATGGAAAAGTTCATAATGAAGCAGATATGATATTTTATAATAACCTAAAGCACAGTTCAGGAGCGATAGAGCATTTAGGAGATAATTTAACAGGAGATGGAGATGGAGATGATGAACAAATGCTAATTGATTTATCGTCAATTCCACAACATATTAATAAAATTGATTTTACTGTTACCATTCATGAAGCGGAAGAAAGAAAGCAAAACTTTGGACAAGTATCTAATTCATATGTTAGAGTAGTTAATTCAGATACTAAGGAAGAACTTATAAAATATGATTTAGGTGAAGATTTTTCAATAGAAACTGCTATAGTTGTAGCAGAGCTTTATAGAAATGGATCAGAATGGAAATTTAATGCTATAGGAAGTGCATTCGAAGGTGGATTAGCAGCCTTATGTAAAAATTTTGGGTTGAATGTCTAA
- a CDS encoding TerC family protein, producing MLQSIIDNYSQFFSLANFEGVFTVTGISTILLLILLEGLLSADNALVLAMMVKHLPEKQQKKALMYGIWGAYIFRFLVIGVGTYLIKFTWIKAIGALYLLYMAYKGLFGGGEEDPDISKIVKKGLWATVASVELMDIVFSIDSVTAALAVSDKVWVLFLGAIFGILMMRGVAQIFVVLIEKVPELEKTAYILIALIGLKLGVTLVGIEVPDLLFFSVLIIVFLGTFVVSKFNKRNESTTA from the coding sequence ATGCTACAAAGTATAATAGATAACTATAGTCAATTTTTTTCATTGGCGAATTTTGAAGGGGTATTCACGGTAACAGGGATATCAACTATATTACTATTGATATTACTGGAAGGATTACTTTCGGCAGATAATGCTTTGGTGTTGGCTATGATGGTTAAACATCTTCCAGAAAAACAACAAAAAAAAGCACTTATGTATGGAATTTGGGGAGCGTACATTTTTAGATTTTTAGTAATAGGTGTAGGAACATACTTAATTAAATTCACTTGGATAAAGGCTATTGGTGCACTTTATCTACTTTACATGGCTTATAAAGGATTATTTGGCGGTGGTGAAGAAGATCCTGATATAAGTAAAATTGTAAAAAAAGGATTATGGGCCACTGTAGCTAGTGTAGAATTAATGGATATTGTTTTTTCAATAGATAGTGTTACAGCAGCACTTGCAGTAAGTGATAAGGTTTGGGTATTATTCCTTGGAGCAATATTTGGAATTCTAATGATGAGAGGTGTTGCTCAAATATTCGTAGTCTTGATAGAAAAAGTTCCAGAACTGGAAAAAACAGCATATATACTTATTGCTTTAATAGGACTTAAACTAGGAGTAACATTAGTAGGAATTGAAGTTCCAGATTTATTATTTTTCTCAGTATTAATAATAGTATTTTTAGGAACATTTGTGGTTAGCAAGTTTAATAAAAGAAATGAAAGTACAACTGCATAA
- a CDS encoding TerD family protein, whose product MSIVLEKGSKINLSKENRQLGKININLNWNSGTQKGIFSSLFGSKAIDLDLGCLYELKDGKIGTVQALGNSFGSFDRAPYIFLDGDDRTGTNADGENLFINGNQIKDIKRILVYTFIYKGAASWKEANGKVCINVPGQEEILINMDEYNNKYIMCALAMIENVNDNNFSVEKLVRFFDGHKSMDKEYNWGLKWVAGRK is encoded by the coding sequence ATGTCAATAGTATTAGAAAAAGGATCAAAAATAAATTTGTCAAAGGAAAATAGACAATTAGGGAAAATAAATATAAATTTAAATTGGAATTCAGGAACTCAAAAGGGGATATTTTCATCATTGTTTGGCTCTAAAGCTATTGATTTAGATTTAGGATGTCTTTATGAGTTGAAAGATGGAAAAATTGGAACGGTACAAGCATTAGGAAACAGCTTTGGTAGTTTTGATAGAGCACCGTACATATTTTTAGATGGTGATGATAGAACTGGAACAAATGCAGATGGCGAAAATTTGTTTATAAATGGAAATCAAATAAAAGATATAAAGAGGATTCTTGTATATACATTTATATATAAAGGAGCAGCAAGTTGGAAAGAAGCTAATGGAAAGGTTTGTATTAATGTGCCTGGCCAAGAGGAGATTTTAATCAATATGGATGAGTACAATAATAAGTATATTATGTGTGCATTAGCAATGATTGAAAATGTAAATGATAATAATTTTTCAGTAGAAAAATTAGTTAGATTTTTTGATGGACATAAATCAATGGATAAGGAATATAACTGGGGATTGAAATGGGTAGCAGGTAGAAAGTAG
- a CDS encoding DUF4236 domain-containing protein — protein MGLGFRKNVNIIPGVKLNLSRSGHSISLNSKGMKYNISSRGTRITYSIFGTVIKKIF, from the coding sequence ATGGGCTTAGGATTTAGAAAAAATGTAAATATAATTCCAGGTGTGAAACTTAATCTAAGTAGAAGTGGTCATTCAATTTCATTAAATTCGAAAGGAATGAAATACAATATAAGTAGTAGAGGAACTAGGATTACATATTCAATTTTTGGCACTGTAATAAAAAAGATTTTTTGA
- a CDS encoding VWA domain-containing protein, which yields MEFIKGQKTKLEQLVSNMKITIKSDMNFIKDNIDLDMCCFGVDKDEKLSDDRYFIFYNQLTSPEESIKKFQDRNIFEIDIKLIPPTIKKIVLCATIDGQGTVKDVKNGSLRLMDGEREVGQLKIEGKDYTSEKSIILAEIYERDGIWRLGIVASGFNGGLGDILRNYGGEEIEESELTNLDESVHTKQEDLGKNIYLEKKDRVQKLVLEKAPHLIDLTKKVTITLEKKHMEQTTASVVVILDNSGSMDWQYRNGDIQRTMDKLLPVALMFDDNGELDTWAFASKTKHLSPITLDNIKNYLNEESKGWKKWHIGWGNDEPKVMSELINQYMYNHLPVYVIFLSDGGIYETRKIKKLLIESSNYPIFWQFMGVGGSNYGILEELDEMEGRIVDNANFFSIDNINSLSDEALYEKLLNEFPIWLKEASSKGIIKK from the coding sequence ATGGAGTTTATAAAGGGGCAAAAAACAAAATTAGAACAATTAGTATCTAATATGAAGATAACTATAAAATCAGATATGAATTTTATTAAAGACAATATAGATTTGGATATGTGTTGTTTTGGTGTAGATAAAGATGAAAAATTATCTGATGATAGATATTTTATTTTTTATAATCAGTTAACATCGCCAGAAGAATCGATAAAAAAATTTCAAGATAGAAATATATTTGAAATAGATATTAAATTGATTCCACCAACGATAAAGAAAATTGTATTATGCGCAACCATAGATGGACAAGGTACTGTGAAAGATGTAAAGAATGGTAGCTTGAGACTTATGGATGGGGAAAGAGAAGTAGGACAATTAAAAATTGAAGGTAAGGATTATACCAGTGAAAAGTCAATTATTCTTGCTGAAATTTACGAAAGAGATGGGATTTGGAGATTAGGTATAGTTGCAAGTGGATTTAATGGTGGTTTAGGTGATATATTAAGAAATTATGGTGGAGAAGAAATTGAAGAAAGTGAATTAACTAATTTAGATGAGTCAGTGCATACAAAGCAAGAAGACTTGGGAAAAAATATTTATCTAGAAAAAAAGGATAGAGTTCAAAAATTAGTATTAGAAAAAGCACCACATTTAATTGATTTGACCAAAAAGGTAACTATAACACTAGAAAAAAAACATATGGAACAAACTACTGCTAGTGTTGTAGTTATATTAGATAATTCAGGTTCAATGGATTGGCAATATAGAAACGGCGATATTCAAAGAACAATGGATAAATTATTGCCAGTAGCTTTGATGTTTGATGATAATGGTGAACTGGATACATGGGCATTTGCAAGTAAAACTAAACATTTATCACCTATAACATTAGATAATATTAAAAACTATTTAAATGAAGAATCTAAAGGGTGGAAAAAATGGCATATAGGATGGGGAAATGATGAGCCTAAAGTCATGAGTGAATTAATTAATCAATATATGTATAACCATTTACCGGTATATGTAATTTTTTTAAGTGATGGTGGCATTTATGAAACTCGTAAGATTAAAAAATTATTAATAGAATCATCTAATTATCCAATTTTCTGGCAGTTTATGGGAGTTGGAGGTTCTAATTACGGAATATTAGAAGAATTAGATGAAATGGAAGGAAGAATTGTAGACAATGCTAATTTCTTTTCGATAGATAATATTAATTCGTTATCTGATGAAGCATTGTATGAAAAACTGTTAAATGAATTTCCTATATGGTTAAAAGAAGCTTCTTCAAAAGGAATAATAAAAAAATAA
- a CDS encoding Hsp70 family protein: MGIIVGIDLGTTNSAVACLRRGKVQIVQIDGKNTVPSVVALRNDEIIVGQQAKSRLLIDPKNSVASSKREIGKDVHYNLGGKIFTPEDVAVNILKTIKMKASEALGEEVEEAVVTVPAYFTSEQRQITKSAAERAGLKVLRLMPEPTAAALDYGIDQNKNQTLMVYDLGGGTFDISIMQVKGNNFEILAVDGDSRLGGDDFDQVICNLLYKQINKDLNISITLEKERKYISAVTKVKEAAEKAKIDLSDMDEVEVILPNLIDDYCLEKTITRNEFNELSKPLIDRTIEKMNMAMKSINYTEDDIDRVILVGGSTKMPIIRESVKNRIKEPYMAPNVDEVVARGAALMATSLATPDYQKKSGIDLLKKIVVKEKTVFTYGIDLLDRYNKLVFTPIIKKGSMLPALDGVIGATSRPYQERVLLNVFRGDNPVPNENEYLGELVLDINKPMQQEIPILALFEIDENMIIRFRSVQLPISQEYAELIGSNDIKRLKAYLDMGRLKATEVIIDAKENGR; encoded by the coding sequence ATGGGAATTATAGTAGGAATAGATTTAGGAACTACAAACTCAGCAGTTGCATGTTTAAGAAGAGGAAAGGTTCAGATCGTTCAAATAGATGGTAAAAATACAGTCCCATCTGTTGTAGCACTTAGAAATGATGAAATAATAGTTGGACAGCAAGCAAAATCACGTCTTTTAATTGATCCTAAAAATTCAGTAGCTTCAAGCAAAAGAGAAATTGGAAAAGATGTACATTATAATTTAGGGGGAAAGATTTTTACACCTGAAGATGTAGCAGTTAATATTTTGAAGACTATTAAAATGAAAGCAAGTGAAGCTTTAGGAGAAGAAGTGGAAGAAGCAGTTGTAACAGTTCCAGCTTACTTTACATCTGAGCAGAGACAGATTACTAAATCTGCAGCTGAAAGAGCTGGTTTAAAGGTTTTAAGATTAATGCCAGAGCCAACAGCAGCAGCTTTAGATTATGGTATTGATCAAAATAAAAATCAGACTCTAATGGTGTATGACTTAGGTGGAGGAACATTTGATATATCAATAATGCAAGTAAAAGGAAATAATTTTGAAATTTTAGCTGTTGATGGTGATTCGAGGCTTGGTGGAGATGATTTCGATCAAGTAATTTGTAATTTATTATATAAACAGATTAATAAAGATTTAAATATTTCAATTACTTTAGAAAAGGAAAGAAAATATATATCAGCAGTAACTAAAGTAAAAGAGGCAGCAGAAAAAGCTAAGATAGATTTATCAGATATGGATGAGGTAGAAGTTATATTACCTAATTTGATTGATGATTACTGTTTAGAAAAAACAATAACAAGAAATGAATTTAATGAATTATCTAAACCATTAATAGATAGAACTATAGAGAAGATGAATATGGCTATGAAGAGTATAAATTATACTGAGGATGATATTGATAGGGTAATTTTAGTAGGTGGTTCTACAAAAATGCCAATAATCAGGGAAAGTGTTAAGAATAGAATTAAAGAACCTTATATGGCTCCAAATGTAGATGAAGTAGTTGCAAGAGGTGCCGCACTTATGGCAACGTCACTCGCAACTCCTGATTATCAGAAAAAGAGCGGAATTGATTTATTAAAGAAGATTGTAGTAAAGGAAAAAACAGTCTTTACATATGGAATTGATCTATTAGACAGATATAATAAATTAGTATTTACACCAATTATAAAAAAAGGATCAATGCTTCCTGCTTTAGATGGTGTTATTGGAGCTACATCAAGACCATATCAAGAAAGAGTTTTACTTAATGTGTTTAGGGGTGATAATCCAGTTCCTAATGAAAATGAATATTTAGGCGAATTAGTTCTTGATATAAATAAGCCAATGCAGCAAGAGATTCCAATATTAGCATTGTTTGAAATCGATGAAAATATGATAATTAGATTTAGGAGTGTGCAACTTCCTATTAGTCAAGAGTATGCAGAACTTATAGGAAGTAATGATATAAAGAGATTAAAAGCTTATCTGGATATGGGTAGACTTAAGGCTACAGAAGTAATCATTGATGCTAAGGAAAATGGGAGGTAA